A single genomic interval of Oncorhynchus tshawytscha isolate Ot180627B linkage group LG15, Otsh_v2.0, whole genome shotgun sequence harbors:
- the LOC112216996 gene encoding LOW QUALITY PROTEIN: transcription factor Spi-C (The sequence of the model RefSeq protein was modified relative to this genomic sequence to represent the inferred CDS: deleted 1 base in 1 codon), whose translation MISLDNDINQHFQDAIDVIQRHSDDPYCDTEYKYFEPPMRSSIMCCYPITHPSDVPGPYDWNEQTSWPHVVPYGSLGPSVTMDYPQFYSIAPPPRSGKGRKKLRLYEYLHEALGDPNTADSIQWTDRGSGTFHFISKNKEKLAECWGKRKGNRKTMTYQKMARALRNYSRTGEIVKVRRKLTYQFNPSIIQRLGGISHVIPRWAPRAGHPGREVLLHQQHAPAEQAYYGSAAAPDWHNWYGHYSLQGDCDLATSFTSSTVTKA comes from the exons ATG ATCTCACTGGATAATGACATCAACCAGCACTTCCAGGATGCAATTGATGTGATTCAACGGCACTCTGACGATCCGTATTGTGATACAG AGTATAAGTACTTTGAGCCTCCAATGCGATCGAGCATAATGTGCTGCTACCCCATCACCCACCCTTCTGATGTGCCAGGGCCATATGACTGGAATGAGCAGACG TCATGGCCTCATGTTGTTCCTTACGGCTCACTGGGTCCGTCTGTGACCATGGACTACCCCCAGTTCTACTCCATCGCACCGCCACCGAGGAGCGGCAAAG GTCGCAAGAAGCTGCGTCTTTATGAGTACCTGCATGAGGCTCTGGGCGATCCCAACACGGCTGACTCCATCCAGTGGACGGACCGTGGCAGCGGCACCTTCCACTTCATCTCCAAGAACAAAGAGAAGTTGGCCGAGTGCTGGGGCAAGCGCAAGGGCAACCGCAAGACCATGACCTATCAGAAGATGGCACGGGCGCTGCGCAACTACAGCCGAACGGGCGAGATCGTAAAGGTGCGCCGCAAACTCACCTACCAGTTCAACCCGTCGATCATCCAGAGGCTTGGGGGCATCAGTCACGTCATT CCCCGCTGGGCACCCCGGGCTGGCCACCCTGGGCGGGAGGTGCTCCTCCACCAGCAGCATGCCCCAGCTGAACAGGCTTACTATGGCTCTGCTGCTGCACCTGACTGGCACAACTGGTATGGACATTACTCCCTCCAGGGAGACTGTGATCTTGCCACAAGCTTCACTTCATCCACAGTCACCAAGGCGTGA